One genomic region from Callospermophilus lateralis isolate mCalLat2 unplaced genomic scaffold, mCalLat2.hap1 Scaffold_169, whole genome shotgun sequence encodes:
- the LOC143640301 gene encoding ankyrin repeat domain-containing protein 26-like has protein sequence MDTVKYQNQEKKCFENTEILREKNTSLPWTQKLNEETLMEIFQDNEQLDIWKVESTLQNFTPESEKQSTERPETDVKSHPARSGPAPPHQSESPTPKGNLELAFQRGRDKDFSSQEEKNIDVSNLNVSSEIPSQQVSKSEVKVSNQENKFYQSRVMTLATDQVNRHLIQRQCQRKEMEHRYQNEQRKRNEHLRKQEVSKEKVSKLQRETILHEEQLHDDQLHDYRNKGDNRIDGVINVQTQFYDVIKKLQARNDRYRLMLENKYLELINETNHLKEQLDQYGKEKAEEMGDLTTKMKNASSKHLHLRTNYDCFMQNLFFIKSMQDTFEKIERNQKKLEENVVNFPRHTRSTRVERGQGVWWECDIEHRARWDLEEKQKQTQEAAPEITEQFRKTNFTSIRSQMELRISHLESELKILRNATERI, from the exons ATGGACACAGTAAAATATCAGAACCAGGAAAAGAAGTGCTTTGAGAATACtgaaattttaagagaaaagaatACCAGCCTTCCATGGACACAAAAATTGAATGAGGAAACACTTATGGAAATATTCCAGGACAATGAACAGTTGGATATTTGGAAAGTTGAGAGTACATTGCAAAATTTCACACCTGAGAGTGAAAAACAAAGCACAGAAAGACCAGAAACAGATGTCAAATCTCACCCTGCCAGATCTGGTCCTGCTCCACCCCATCAAAGTGAAAGTCCAACACCAAAAGGAAATCTAGAACTTGCTTTCCAGAGAGGCAGAGATAAAGACTTTAGTTCACAGGAAGAAAAGAATATTGATGTATCTAACCTAAACGTTAGTAGTGAGATTCCTTCCCAACAGGTTTCAAAGTCTGAAGTAAAAGTAAGTAACCAAGAAAACAAGTTTTATCAGTCAAGAGTAATGACTTTGGCTACAGATCAGGTAAACAGACACCTAATACAAAGACAGTGCCAACGGAAGGAAATGGAACACAGGTAtcaaaatgaacaaagaaaaaggaatgaaCACCTCAGAAAGCAGGAAGTTTCTAAAGAGAAGGTATCTAAACTACAAAGAGAAACTATATTGCATGAAGAACAATTGCATGACGACCAATTGCATGACTATCGGAACAAAGGTGACAATAGAATAGATGGAGTTATTAATGTCCAAACTCAATTTTATGATGTTATAAAAAAACTTCAAGCTCGGAATGACAGGTATCGTCTCATGctggaaaacaaatatttggagTTAATCAATGAAACTAATCATTTAAAAGAACAACTGGATCAATATGGAAAGGAgaaagcagaagaa ATGGGTGATCTTACTACAAAGATGAAAAATGCATCTTCAAAGCATTTACATTTGAGAACAAACTATGACTGTTTTATGCAGAACTTGTTTTTTATAAAAAGTATGCAAGatacatttgaaaaaatagaaaggaatcaaaagaagttggaagaaaatgTAGTAAACTTTCCAAGGCACACACGGAGCACTCGAGTAGAACGAGGCCAAGGAGTATGGTGGGAATGTGACATTGAACATCGAGCAAGATGGGATTTAGAGGAGAAGCAAAAACAA ACACAAGAAGCAGCTCCGGAAATTACAGAGCAGTTCAGAAAGACTAATTTTACTTCAATAAGAAGTCAGATGGAACTCAGAATTAGCCATCTGGAATCTGAACTGAAAATTCTAAGAAATGCAACTGAGAGAATATAG